aaaaaacggTTTCTTAAAGATAAtgatatatcatataaatttgaacTAACTTTTTGatcttctatatttttatatttttctgaTCCTCTATATGTGTTTGAAAATCTATTATAGCTACTACCATTGTTTATGgcattatttgtatttctATTCCTTAGTATAAATTCTATATCTTTTCTAATTCTGTAATATTCAGGTCCTGTTGATAAGCATTCTTCTAATGCTCGTGCATTTACAAAATTGCTAAGATCTTTCGATATAGTAGTTAATGATGTTAAATCGACATCAAGAGCTATCTTTTTTAGTAtgttctttttattttcgttagatatatttacaaatttattaacacATGGATCTTTTTGATAGGCTGATAAGTAGTtacttataaataaataaaaaaaggaaactAAATTTAAACTTGGTTCTATACAATATAACATATCGAAAGAAACTTTTTTGCAAATATCCCATTTTTGatcataaatatgatttattataatagtatttgggtttttatttttaaaagatttttttattaaattagaaatattttcaagttccattaaattatttttagaatTTATAGCATCAAAAAGGGAACTCCCTTTTTCCTTTCCTTTTACATTactattgtttttttcactaCTACATTTTACTGATGCTGTATTGctaccttttttatttccactACTAATTAAcgaattatcattatttttatttttcacatCTTTAGAATTAGTAGCACTTTCACATGCCAGTGTAATTCGTTTATTAGCAGCTTCAATGTCTTTCCatgtattattacataaGGTATATATGCTTTTTATGTTAGTGTATACTTTTTCTAatgcattattttcaattttaaaaaatagaaatgttaaatataaaaacccATACTTACTTAATTcgttaatattaatttttgtgGCGTTTTCAAATTTCTGTCTTAAATTAACcatacttttattattattataattatatatggcatcatttttttctttcttttcatttgaATTGTTAGCGCTTTTCTTGTTTTTGTTACTATTTGTATCGCTATTAATTTTGCCTagtattgtttttttatcactTAAGtgcataaaaaagaatgaataatatagtataaaagatctatatataataatattaaaaaatagattCAAATAATGTTTCTCTAAatcttctttattatataataaataatcaattttttctattatgccatcaaaaaatattttaaaaataaaaaaattattttttttttgttctgcTCCAAAATCGGTATCTATAACACTTTTTGTCAAATCaattatttcttcatttgataaataaaaatcattattgttttttgttAGTATGtctaaaatatttacaatagATTCTAAatcttttttcataatttgtaaaaaaattgtttttttatttttaaaatattctacaaaatttatcattttgatttcaataaaatattcaaaataccAAGAATCAGAAAAACTTTTAAAATcataaatacatttataattatttatatcgaTTTTTTCtctattattatcttcttcattttcacATGTATTTGAATTCcctttatcattatttaactgaataatattaatgttATTTCCATAATCATTTCGGTcgttatatgtattatttcgACCCCGATTGCTACTATTATTGTTTGCACTATTTCGTATTTCATTATAGGATGCCCCGCCAATGGAAAAGGCGATTTTGTTTCGTTTGTTACTTCCCTTTTCTTCATGCTTTTCTGCTAAATGTAGGCATAAATCCATTCTGTTGTCAAACACAACAAATATGCATTGCTCGTACAGACATGGATGatgcttttttttgtagtgtgcaaataaattatcGTAATCCTTGTAAACCTGAaaggaataaaaatggtgaaattaaatattatgaaaaaatatgctaaCAAATTTCATACTTAGTATTGCATAAAATGTAGAGtgacaaaatttataaatttcttACGTGAAGATGAAGCTGATCATAGTAGACAACGTCATCGATCTCATTCTTCTCGACCCCTTTAATTTCaggattttttttattaaaacagaatttacaaaagaagtgatatttatttatgtgaCTCATATATGTATCGAAAtcgtataaataatatgaacatatatgacaataaatatgtcttattttatatttattttctgaaATTTGTTCTCCATATTCAATATGGgctttaacatttttttttaaaaaaatattatattcaaataaaaaattattatcattatttccTACACATATATCacaatatgtttttttatgttctGACAAATGTTTACATAATTCACTTAATCTAGTGtaacaatatttatttaaatgttttaaatttgttatattatctaaatttgtaaaacatgttttataaaatatatctataacattaaaataatgatcTGTCGACTCCGATTCAAGTTCACTTATATTATGAGCATCTCTAGTATATTGATGATACTTATCATATATCGaatcgttttttttacgtaataaattttgtttattataaatatatatgtattcaaaatatttatttatcttatgattattatttaatttaaatttttcgacttttttattttgtactTTTACCCAATAATCAATACATGGAGTTAATAAACAAGCATAACTTGTTAAAAGTGTTGataaactatatatataataatattcataaaatatttttttttctgtatctacaaatatttttgagaAAAATGCATATCGTTTTAAAGAATTAGCACATCCATTAAGAATATGTTTggttttatcttttttcctttttatatatttttcataatgattaaacaaatacatattttccactttttttgcattttttgttgTATCTTCATTTGATTTGGGatccttttttaatatatttcttaaaataataatatcatcataatgtgatgaaaatattttttttaatttatttttttctaataaatCAGCTTGTTCTTTTTGTATatcatcataattttttgatgtcaatttttctatttcttCAATATCTTCGATTTCTTTACATATATCACTACTATATTTCTttacaatattttgttcatcCATTTCAACGcttatattatcaattgATTCCCTTTTATCATTGATTTGATCTTTTTCAAGACTTCTACTAAATTTAAGTTGCTTTCCCACAATTTCCGATTcgtctatatttttattttcgttATCCCCTGCTAGCATATCTACTTCATCAGGTTCTAACAAGGTCTGAAGTAAATTATTGtatgtaaaatatgtataaaaattgtttagacaaaaaaatatatattcatttcgTTCTTTACAAAAAGGgcatttcattttttctttatcaaatgcataattaaatttgtcattttgtatatttgtCCTATGATTTTGATGATAAGACTCATCATAATTTCGGTTTCTACCCCTATCCCTGTAGGAATAACTCCTTGAATTAACATAGCTATTGCTTCTAACATTATTTATGGCATTTTGCCCtgttgtattattattattattaatattatcagtattttcataattattttctttgatttgcatatataatagtcGATAAAAACATAAGAAACAATATGTATGATTACATTCTTGgatacatataattttaatcaATTCAAAACATAAACTACattcaataaatttaaaatcaaGTTcgactttttttaaatcaaaattattaattttatattcttcttTCATATCATCTTTTAAACagtaatttttgttttcctCTTTTTCtcgtattattttttcgatttctttttttattaatctatttccatttttttttatattatcaattatactattatatataattaaattattttcaattctTAATATATCTGCATCACAATaactaaataattttcttatatGGTATGAAAcgttaatatatttggaTTTATCTCCGAATGTCTCTTTTTCATCTTCATATTTCAAAGCATCATactttttgttattattaatatttggATTTCggtttatatacattttagtatgttaatatatatacgtcTTCTATAGGGTTATAGTTTTTTATACTGTTTTTTGCAAATATTTGACTACTATTTTATTGGCCTTTTTGCAATCctttgtgtatatatactttatgATTGTATTACAAACTTATGTAGACTTAGTCTCGCTAGCATATTCGCATGTATGGGTGTGTGCCAGCTATCTACAATGAGCATAAATATGCAGTGATAGTATTCACAAGAATAAAGCAGTATtcttcaaaatatatatatatatttacgcTTGTaggtatacatatatattttttgaataatcTGGCCGAAAATAGGaaggtatatatatttaaaacaatacCATAAAATTTGGAAATAATAGGTATAAATTTGAGTTCTGCGTATGCGCAGTAATTTTATCAAACTTTATATaactatatttaatttattacatttaaAGGTGTattaattcatatttacactattatgaaattaaatatagatttttgattctatatatttattatatatattctatatattattctttttcattcggtggtatatatatcttatttttaggttaatttttatatattatgaattcGATTAATTTATGTACTTTTTTGCCCTAACAAACTTGAAggtgttatatatatggtaTAGTTACTTgggtataaaatatataaacccaacgaaaacaaaataaatatatatatatagatatatggACACTTTACAATTTCTTCAATGGAAGTTAATAATTGTTTAATGATTTTACACTAAGTacatttatacatataaatatatcacgtatgtatgtattgtgataaaacaaaatttaattatacttTATAGTTCAAACCAATGATATATAAACTAATTAATAAGcgaatttataatatatgaaatatattcttacatatatattattccatatttttttatttatttcttcaaaAAGGGATactatatgaaaattaattttcaaaatctCCTACTATataaggaaaaaaatatatgcataataaattaGTAGTGTATATAGTGTACGattatactatatatatttatctttaCCAAACATAAATGAATTACCCGATATataagtttttttaatttatgaaaagttattacaaaacaaaataatattatatataaacaatattttattattttttcacattttaaTAAGTTATAGAAATAAACCTATTCATCAatctattttatatttatatcttaagctttttttatgttatacTGCTATATGTAtgatatttaaaataattaatttattaattttattttctttttatccttattttttttattttgccaCAACAAAATGTAGTTCAAAATTGAACACAGATTTTGTATGTAAACTAATTCTCTATATTAGCTAATAATTTCCTACTACAGTTCTacataacaatttttattttcggttattcaatatttttatgtttttttttacatccTTTTCCCATTATATGATTTATGATGgtattttattcattttgttggtgttctaaaaatatgacAGTCTCAAGAGagatcatatttatttttctaatgTTTCCAACATTTTTGtggaatatattttataagaatttttaataaaaatatggcacataattttacaaaacTGTAAATTATGTTATAGTTGTAAggtatatacaaataaaaacttttaaaataataaaaaaagacaaaagTAAATTAAATTCAATGTTTATACATAATCATACATAAACATACatgcacacatatatatatgtcaatatataaattataaaggacagtaaaaaaaaataagccaGTATCCTCATAATAAAGTATAGATAATATCAAAGCgttacaaatttataaaaaatgaaaaaaataaaaaaggttatatattgcataggtaattttataaaagttTTTTAACCCTTCAAAATCGGTAGCATATTATAGGAAcccaataaataaatattattttgttcataagAATAATTGTTTCCTTAACTTGTTTTTAAGCAATGCACTATAAACATTTTACGAATAAATATGTCGGtcttaaatataataacaattcGTTAGTATAACTTTTCGTAAAGCTTATTATACGAATTGATCCAAAGCTTGtactaaaaaattaaagaaagCAGAAAAAACGTGTGGTGCAAAATAATGttaatattgtatatagcatgtacaataaatattttctgtttaatttatgcatgtatgttttttctttataccTCAATggaatttcttttttcctTGTCATCGCTTGAAAAAATCAATTCATGGGCTCCTCTACAAAAAAGACAAAACGTTGGCATTATAATTGTTATCATTAATTAAAGAATGCAGAAAGATTATAAAGAATGAAATGCAACAATTTTATGTGAATAAGgtatttcttcattttggTGTTATTTTTTCCGCTTACATCCACAGGTTTTGTAAAACTTCAGTCTTCTTGTGTTCAACGCTCTTGTAAAACAATGGGGTCTGGAAaggatataaattttaagcCATTATAATGAGAATAaatctattttatttaattttaagaCTGATTTATGCACATAggaatatcaaaaatagaATATGCATGAATATGTTgcataagtatatatattacctCCATCATCTTGAGGAAAAGGACAGAAAAAATCGAGTTGTAAAAAGACAGAGAATAGAaaagttttataaaataatcaatagcattattatgaaataatttgCTGATTAAATAactgttatttttattcatatcaATTAATGTATGTGAATATAAGTAAAATTTccaaaaattttttattttgctttttttgAAATCTTCATAATAGTAAGATaaatcttttaaaataacattttgtaaaaatggaaatgaGTTAATAGTActaatatgtaatattcTGTTTAATATCAtgtgatataaatattcatataaatacatatattttatatatatgtttattgtATTAGCTTGTTTTAAGAAATTTAAAGACATATAAgatgtttttaaaacatagggtaaatatttttttattttactatttcCTTTAAAATTATCTGATTTTTGGAGTATTCTATTTGATATTTCgcagaaataaaaagtgtttttgtatatttctcctcgttttttttcatcattttcaaaggtgattaaattatcattatttttattaatatttatttgttcgttttttataatgtttaaattatcaaCTTTTTGATCGTCTTTATAGCTATCTTTAAATTCATCATCATTACTACAGTTTAATATATCGTTTATACATTTCATATCGGTGTTATtcgtaaaaaaataacttcTACTTATTTCGTTATTcatatcttttatattcCTCAAGAGCTTGTCGCcaatatgatataaatcCTTTTTATTCTGAGAGGCATACAAATTGCTACTACTATTAGTTCGGATAATACTAGAATTAGCAGTGGTTGTCTTTTCAGTACTACTCATTTGATCTTCTTTCTGGCGGCTTAGCCTTTTGTCcttatcattatttggtGTGCTATCATAACTACATTTCATACTAGCATTTTCATTGTGAATTGATTCCGcagttttgtttttatctatattatcTGAActattcaaaattttatttatgctGTTAATGCTAGGCGATTGTATACTATTACTGCTAGTACTCAATGCATTATTGACTGTAAGTGTTCCAAAACTTTGAGAATTATTTCCAGAGTTTTGtctttctatattattagaCTCTAATTTGTTTGTACTTGATGTTACACTACTAGTTtcacttttaaaaaaaatatttttttttttattttcttctgatttttttaattctgcattattttcattataatcACTAGTACTTTTcgtattataataatctgCAGAAATGTTCcgtgtatttattttttcttcataaaaaaattcatctataattgtgaaaaaaatatggatttttaaataatttatttgaggtatatttaataaagctgataataataatatgctaTTTTTGTCCTTTATagtttttcctttttttttattatcaatatcttcagaaaaaaaattaaaaaacgaaaaaaaatcatcatTACTTCGATTGTCTgatgttattatatattttagaaTGCTATTTAAtggaatttttaaataacttTCTTTATGTTCattcataaataatttctgtgttttattttttatttcttccattagaaaaatgttattataGTTACTACTAATTTCATCATCActatcatcattattatctttaggtttacaattttcatttgattCATGAATATAGTTCATATGATTATCTtcctttttgttttctatatttacatatttataattttttttttcctccTTTCGTTTTTCTTTGTCTAAATACCTATGATCATCATATGCCCCAATTGATGAAGCggattttttctttttcaatttattataatagttcatattattttttatattttcatcttcaTTGTTCTCATCATATCCCTCTTCTATCCATTtatcttcttcttcttcttcggaaatatttgtaaattcTGCATAGACCTCATTTTCCCATTGATTTTGTCCTgcttttctcttttttgaTATTGCCGTATTTCTTTCATCGATTTCCATTCCATAATAGTCTTCACCATTCTGTTCATATTCGTAATTTAACTTTTCATATCCATTTTGCTctttcataaaattattactgATTATTTCGcttgcttttttttcaatatgaAAGTTTTCATGAGTGTAATTTAAATTGCCATAACTTTCAGTGATCGGATTATTGtgtgttttaaaaataggGATTTCGTCATTTTGttgatataattttatttttttatttttttttttcctatgCTTATAATCTATAATATCTATAGCATATTtgattaaaacaaaaaaattattataaattccaaaataaaaaatggatgcCCAAAAAttcacattatttttttgtgtcaGTAGATCGAAATTgttgttataaaaattaaaacaaataccATTTATAatagaatattttaataatatattattaaataataatgaatattcaCATAAAtcatcaatattttttattttaattgaattttttgttttttttattatttcttgtgtttttatttcatcagAAAAACATAATGTTCCGTCTTTTATAATACTGTTAATAAATTCAACAATGGGATAATATCTATCTATCTTAGTAATTTCTTCATCTTTaagattatatttttctttatattgcaaacaaaataataatctaAGGTTGctataaaacatattatcaaaaggtagtattaatatttttttataataatctttatcaaattttctattagtagatttatttttgtccTCTTCATcagtttcttttttttccttattATTACTAGTAGTAATATTACCAATGATATTATCCGAAATATTTCGTTTTTTCTCATTTGTATCATAATGGCAACTATTTGTGTAAATAGTATCGCTACTACTTCTATTTATATTGCTATAaacttctttattttcaatactgtttgaaaatatttcactTTTACTTATATCCAATGTAGTATCTTCACTTGTATCCACAGTATCTCTCATCTGTAAATACTCAAATGAGCCACTATTATGGATATATTcatgcatttttataacatataatttagagttgttattacattttttttttttttttttttctttatgcacatttttattattattcatgattttatcaaaaattatttctaatttttttaattttgtttcaaAATGTTCTGAAAGATGAGAAGAACAAGAACTAGCATCATCTTGTGATGCACGCATATTCCGAGTTTCAACGGTCCCAGATTCGTTATTCTCTTGTATGCATTCACCAATTTCGCTATTACTTTTTCTATTTTCCGGGGTAATATTTGAATCTTTTTCTCTTTGTATTATTTCGTCACTTATACCCTTATCCAGAGGCGCCGTATTATTAGCATCTGCTGAAGAAGCATTTGCTGGCAAAAAATTTGCTGACAATAAATTTGCCGAAGAAGCATTTGCTGGCAATAAATTTACTGACGAAGCATTTGCCGAAGAAGGATTCGtttttgtttcattttctgCACACGGTGTGTGTTCATGCGAAAAATTCGATGAACTGGGCtccttttcatttaaaatggattgcaaacattttaatcgtattatatgtaaaaatagattataaagaaaaatttgtTCATTCCCTTCACCTATTAATTCTATTATGCTATTAATCAAATTAGTTATATAATagtgattattttttaacttcattcgtaatattatttcttctATAATATGCTCTACttcttcaaaaaataattctgGGCATAATATCCATATTTTCCGTTTAACATTAATCGAAGTAATTTCATAAAAGGATTTAGCAGCGGGTGTATCTTCTACTAatacttttaaaatatctataggaataatatttattttatctaaTACCATAGAGAATAATGGTTGTATTTCGCGTACTTGAAACATtaacatcatttttttagctAGCTTTGTTAAactgtaaaaaaaaatatagtaggaattatatttatgaaattaGCTAGTGTAATAAACACAATGTTATACATTtgcatgtatatttttttttcttagtTACCATTTTTGAGACTTTTCCACTGATTTAACtttatttatgaattttggagataaataatttttaaatacatgTTTATATGTTATGTGTTTaggaatatttaaaaatttaagaaaATCCATCAAACCAGATAATGCAACATCTTGAAATGATTGTGTTTGTCGCCACACTTTGCATGCTCTAACTGCAGGATTACTATTTTCTttgtcattttttaatcgGTAATTAtctaacataaaaaaataaacaagcaaatatgcataagtatgtatatatatgtgtgtgtgtAAAACATTTAGTTTGTGTTGTTTAGGatctttctttttattacattctATCCATCTTAATAATGCATTTCGGCCAGCAGGTCCACAATTTAAGCCCTCTCTAAAAACTTCAGggttttcatttaaattgtttatcTCATTTTGATTGAATATGTTTATGTAGTTTAGTTCTTCTTTTCTTCTCCTTTCGGCATACTTGCGgccaaaattaaaattccAGCCAGTACTCATaactcaaaaaatatattaaaaaattataataaagtaaaataGTGAAAAGCacacaaataatatgaaaaaaaaataataataatggtagtagtattattattatttagtaCATGCATGCTTCAAAATAGTGTGGAATggataaaacaaaattccAACTAATATTTTAGGTTAAgccatatatacatactatattaatttatttatttgtatatatacttataatatattaaaattagtaACGTTGCTGTGAaggattatttttatgtgaTATAGTCAAATCGAAGtcgaatataaaaacaatggTTCATGtgtaaatatgcatattgtatacatattatatgtgcacattttatttatttgtatatctTTATTCGCACTATTAAATACatttaatatgaaaattacaaatatttatgtaatattgtctcgaaataattatagagtatatatttttaatttcccatcttttataattaaattatattacttTTGCTTTGTTTTGCTTTGCCATTTGTATATTTGcgatttttttgatttaataACTGTTTTTCAAAATGTTGCACATTCATTgcttattgttattatttatagcttagggataatttatttatattatatatttgcttACCCTAATCATTTTATACACGAATTCAAGCTTCTTAAAGTAGAAACAACTactatgaaatatatataatattatttatttaatttatttataaagataaaaaacatatttcataaataatatatattttttaggcGTAACATTCCTACGAAATAacctttttaaatttaattttgaataaaagaatttattatatctcTGTAGGTATACAcctaaaattaaaattgtagaaaaattatagagACTTATTGCCGATATTCTCTTTACATTTAAATTAGTAATATTAgctattattcattttattctgctttcaatataattttatataaatatatatcgaTTTTAAACATGAACgaaatataacatatattataccttatattatttaatattcaaaatattcataaaattattatactgGGAAATTGAAGGTATACAGAAAAATAGGCGAACTTTTTTATTCGCCTCATTGAAAAGTTAATTCGaaaatgttaattttttgttatgcattttttcataaaaaaagttaaaaaaataaaacaaatacaaattacaaaaattataaataaaattagttTAAGTAATCATTAATAGGATAGatgttaaatattttgtctCAGGTAATGAAACATGAACAGGGTGGTCCGAACTTACTCTTCCCTCCCCTATTATTACGCCTTCACATTTTGCCCAATTCAAAGCTCTTCTTATACATAAAACTAATTCATTGTAACCTATTAATCTGTTACAACTTGATACAAATACATAACCAggtttttgtattattttaaatgatgCATACAAAAGCTTTTGATAAACTTTTAAAGCTGCTGGTAATAAATAGTTATTACGTGCTAATGGTGGGGGATCTATTAATATaacatcatattttttttggaaaaaatcataattattatttttaattaataatttttctatatcGTCGAGATCAATACGATTATCtttacttttttcatatatatatatattttgcataTCCGAATGTAATGTGCTCTTTTTATCATGTTCTGTTTTTTTGATTGCTATCAtattgttttcattttgttcttCCAATTCATTGTCCAAGTATTCATCAGTTTGCTCATCGCTTTTCTCAAGTAAtggtatattattatttctattatGTGGTGTCTCTAATTTTACGTGTAAAGATATGTTAAGGAATTTCTTAACACATGTATGCACAaagttaattttatttaaaacattattataCTGAGCAGATTTTATTCCATTTTCTATGGCCAAATAAGAAGAATCAACACACGTTACTTCATTAGCACCATAATAAGCTAACGTAATTCCAAATCCTCCaacatatgaaaataaatctaaaacatttttatctttacaATATGAAATAAGCATTGAACGATTATCTCTTTGGTCATAATACCATCCTGTTTTTTGcccttttaatatatcagtaaaaaatgttaatccATTTTCTCTAATTTCTATTGGTGGTTTATACAACCCTTTATATACTAATTTAGTTAACGACAATTTTTCAAGTTTGCGTATTTGactatcattttttaaaataattgtatcgggatttaaaacattttcaaTACTCTTTAATATAATGTGTAATAACA
This region of Plasmodium chabaudi chabaudi strain AS genome assembly, chromosome: 13 genomic DNA includes:
- a CDS encoding S-adenosylmethionine-dependent methyltransferase, putative, which translates into the protein MVKLFSYAKGNYNLFLKRHLNQCIGTRRGVHSPSSTTYNEKIDNNGTNPKKRPWLIIKDNCVKNILNGFPWIYSKDVKNDNDLVLYSPCIVNIKNEFNENIGVGIYNKNSTIVSRILSMNVNENINEEFFNNKIKKAYEKRLELFPNDNFFRVVNAESDFLPGIVIDKYNKLVSVQVNASGMDVLLHIILKSIENVLNPDTIILKNDSQIRKLEKLSLTKLVYKGLYKPPIEIRENGLTFFTDILKGQKTGWYYDQRDNRSMLISYCKDKNVLDLFSYVGGFGITLAYYGANEVTCVDSSYLAIENGIKSAQYNNVLNKINFVHTCVKKFLNISLHVKLETPHNRNNNIPLLEKSDEQTDEYLDNELEEQNENNMIAIKKTEHDKKSTLHSDMQNIYIYEKSKDNRIDLDDIEKLLIKNNNYDFFQKKYDVILIDPPPLARNNYLLPAALKVYQKLLYASFKIIQKPGYVFVSSCNRLIGYNELVLCIRRALNWAKCEGVIIGEGRVSSDHPVHVSLPETKYLTSILLMIT
- a CDS encoding zinc finger protein, putative; this translates as MYINRNPNINNNKKYDALKYEDEKETFGDKSKYINVSYHIRKLFSYCDADILRIENNLIIYNSIIDNIKKNGNRLIKKEIEKIIREKEENKNYCLKDDMKEEYKINNFDLKKVELDFKFIECSLCFELIKIICIQECNHTYCFLCFYRLLYMQIKENNYENTDNINNNNNTTGQNAINNVRSNSYVNSRSYSYRDRGRNRNYDESYHQNHRTNIQNDKFNYAFDKEKMKCPFCKERNEYIFFCLNNFYTYFTYNNLLQTLLEPDEVDMLAGDNENKNIDESEIVGKQLKFSRSLEKDQINDKRESIDNISVEMDEQNIVKKYSSDICKEIEDIEEIEKLTSKNYDDIQKEQADLLEKNKLKKIFSSHYDDIIILRNILKKDPKSNEDTTKNAKKVENMYLFNHYEKYIKRKKDKTKHILNGCANSLKRYAFFSKIFVDTEKKIFYEYYYIYSLSTLLTSYACLLTPCIDYWVKVQNKKVEKFKLNNNHKINKYFEYIYIYNKQNLLRKKNDSIYDKYHQYTRDAHNISELESESTDHYFNVIDIFYKTCFTNLDNITNLKHLNKYCYTRLSELCKHLSEHKKTYCDICVGNNDNNFLFEYNIFLKKNVKAHIEYGEQISENKYKIRHIYCHICSYYLYDFDTYMSHINKYHFFCKFCFNKKNPEIKGVEKNEIDDVVYYDQLHLHVYKDYDNLFAHYKKKHHPCLYEQCIFVVFDNRMDLCLHLAEKHEEKGSNKRNKIAFSIGGASYNEIRNSANNNSSNRGRNNTYNDRNDYGNNINIIQLNNDKGNSNTCENEEDNNREKIDINNYKCIYDFKSFSDSWYFEYFIEIKMINFVEYFKNKKTIFLQIMKKDLESIVNILDILTKNNNDFYLSNEEIIDLTKSVIDTDFGAEQKKNNFFIFKIFFDGIIEKIDYLLYNKEDLEKHYLNLFFNIIIYRSFILYYSFFFMHLSDKKTILGKINSDTNSNKNKKSANNSNEKKEKNDAIYNYNNNKSMVNLRQKFENATKININELSKYGFLYLTFLFFKIENNALEKVYTNIKSIYTLCNNTWKDIEAANKRITLACESATNSKDVKNKNNDNSLISSGNKKGSNTASVKCSSEKNNSNVKGKEKGSSLFDAINSKNNLMELENISNLIKKSFKNKNPNTIIINHIYDQKWDICKKVSFDMLYCIEPSLNLVSFFYLFISNYLSAYQKDPCVNKFVNISNENKKNILKKIALDVDLTSLTTISKDLSNFVNARALEECLSTGPEYYRIRKDIEFILRNRNTNNAINNGSSYNRFSNTYRGSEKYKNIEDQKVSSNLYDISLSLRNRFLNIIKSSKINELYYIYFYVSSIINTTNTNKNSDIQKNDDFPSLASNNMNDRTSSIATISRFSINNSNNTNHKGSNTSNQLSTNGKRNKIGSNSRNNNSSNLNNEDKNINSYKHKVENNKNTSLNSKGGSLDVEYPPLPKPKTDDEIFPFLISSNNKTKTKDNKSGALNKDIPLNWKKNGSNTSKNKGKEEPKKKTNNATTDLLSLSSNKIEKSNKTGKNKADKNPISNYYKSFNIDEFPAPSLLADQKKLLEQNSQKKKKKKKKEKNDDNNSDSKYFYSSDDNTFSNSKSSPKKKKNVTVPDGNITYTIKKSNKVKCCSMCTYENPYERKRCELCENPL